One genomic window of Devosia salina includes the following:
- a CDS encoding PAS domain S-box protein: protein MAKSDLTGSVIPAHHPDPRDWLAAIIDGSDDAIISKDLSGQIQSWNPGAMRIFGYAADEVIGKPITILIPEDRHDEEPRILAKIRNGERVDHFETVRRRKDGSAVDISLTISPIRDAWGVIVGASKIARDISERRLAEQRQRLLIGEMQHRVKNLFAVASSIVSLTARQEATAEALATTIHARLSALARAHELTTSGWSTDMDEGVGGDLLAMIGTVLAPYSGGNRIRVEGDHIIISGHAITNVALLIYELATNAAKYGALSTANGKLAVRVHEADECVRIDWVEKGSKTLPSESASGFGSQLARNLALALNATINREWQQTGLSVAISLPLNLKV from the coding sequence ATGGCAAAGTCTGACCTCACTGGCAGTGTGATTCCGGCCCATCATCCCGATCCTCGTGACTGGCTTGCGGCCATCATCGATGGGTCAGACGATGCAATTATCAGCAAGGATCTCTCGGGGCAGATTCAGAGTTGGAACCCAGGAGCCATGCGCATTTTCGGCTACGCAGCGGACGAGGTGATCGGAAAGCCGATTACCATTCTGATCCCTGAAGACCGGCATGATGAAGAACCACGCATTCTTGCCAAAATAAGAAACGGCGAACGCGTTGATCACTTCGAAACGGTCCGAAGACGCAAGGACGGGTCAGCGGTCGATATCTCCCTGACCATCTCGCCCATCCGTGACGCATGGGGGGTTATCGTTGGTGCATCCAAGATTGCCCGCGATATCTCCGAACGCCGCTTGGCCGAGCAAAGACAGCGCCTGCTCATTGGAGAGATGCAGCACCGGGTCAAGAACCTCTTCGCGGTGGCATCGTCCATCGTCTCACTCACCGCGCGACAAGAGGCAACAGCTGAGGCGCTGGCGACTACCATTCACGCCCGATTGTCGGCTCTCGCCCGCGCCCACGAACTGACGACGAGCGGCTGGTCGACCGACATGGACGAGGGTGTCGGTGGCGACCTTTTGGCGATGATAGGGACCGTCCTGGCGCCCTATAGCGGTGGCAATCGCATCCGAGTAGAGGGCGACCACATCATCATTAGCGGTCACGCCATCACAAATGTCGCGCTTCTGATTTACGAACTTGCCACCAACGCCGCCAAATATGGTGCATTGTCCACTGCAAATGGAAAGCTTGCAGTCCGCGTCCACGAAGCCGACGAATGCGTGCGGATCGATTGGGTAGAAAAAGGTAGCAAAACCTTGCCAAGCGAAAGTGCGTCGGGCTTCGGAAGCCAGTTGGCACGCAATCTGGCGTTGGCTCTGAATGCAACGATCAACCGCGAGTGGCAGCAAACGGGACTTTCGGTAGCGATCAGTCTTCCGCTGAACCTCAAGGTCTGA
- the treZ gene encoding malto-oligosyltrehalose trehalohydrolase: MGAQWRAGLWAPSAGSVAVAIGSERSIPLLRGDNGFWEACFPAEEGEDYSFIVDGIRYPDPASRLQVSDVHGPSRLVSGADFEWSHSWRGRSFNEYVLYELHIGTFTSSGTFRAAAEKMEEFAKLGFTAIEIMPISQFPGSRGWGYDGVLPFAPHPAYGSPNDLRQLVNTAQSHGLCVILDLVMNHFGPDGAYLHTIAPEFFNPDRHTPWGAAIDFSQNAVRQFWIDCALMWLNEYRLDGLRLDAVHQIQGEGAPEFMMELGQAVRKLDLGRPLHLIVEDERNEPTLRESGLYAASWNDDFHHAVHTSLTGESQDYYVSFANEPIADLVRALERGHIEEGQPRIGLDTPRGSDCAHLPVTSFINSIQTHDQVGNRAQGERLLTLADEKAVKTAYALLLTAPYTPMIFMGEERGAVSPFQFFADYDGDLAEAVRQGRAEEFAGIAALGESVPDPIDPATFRHSRLDWSPSPAANDWLRLTHQVLAFRQAAIFPLTATSRQHSAAHVVGEKALTAHWQFEAGELIIDLNFGEIGRHALRARTPDFALFDLKRDPYALAVWSKLT; the protein is encoded by the coding sequence ATGGGCGCGCAGTGGCGAGCCGGATTATGGGCGCCCTCGGCGGGCTCGGTGGCGGTAGCAATAGGGAGCGAGCGATCTATCCCTCTCCTCCGTGGCGACAACGGCTTCTGGGAGGCCTGCTTTCCCGCTGAGGAAGGTGAAGATTACAGCTTCATCGTTGATGGCATACGCTATCCGGATCCTGCCAGCCGCCTGCAGGTCTCGGACGTCCACGGGCCTTCACGGTTGGTTTCGGGCGCGGATTTCGAGTGGTCACATTCCTGGAGGGGACGTTCCTTCAACGAATATGTCCTTTATGAACTTCACATAGGCACCTTTACCTCGAGCGGAACATTCCGCGCCGCGGCCGAGAAGATGGAGGAATTCGCAAAGCTCGGTTTCACGGCAATTGAGATCATGCCGATCAGCCAGTTTCCCGGGTCGCGAGGCTGGGGCTATGACGGGGTGCTGCCCTTTGCCCCCCATCCAGCGTATGGTTCGCCAAACGATCTGAGGCAGCTCGTCAATACCGCGCAGAGCCACGGGCTATGCGTCATTCTTGATCTGGTCATGAACCATTTCGGTCCAGACGGCGCCTATCTCCACACGATTGCGCCGGAATTTTTCAACCCGGACCGACACACGCCTTGGGGCGCTGCGATCGACTTCTCGCAGAATGCGGTGCGTCAGTTCTGGATCGATTGCGCGCTAATGTGGCTAAACGAGTATCGGCTCGATGGGCTACGGCTTGATGCCGTGCATCAAATCCAGGGCGAAGGGGCACCGGAGTTCATGATGGAATTGGGCCAGGCTGTCCGGAAACTGGACCTGGGCAGGCCGCTCCATCTCATCGTCGAGGATGAACGTAACGAGCCCACTTTGCGCGAGTCGGGGCTTTATGCCGCCAGTTGGAACGATGATTTCCACCATGCGGTGCATACAAGCCTGACAGGCGAAAGCCAGGATTACTATGTCTCCTTCGCAAACGAGCCGATCGCAGATCTGGTGCGGGCCCTGGAGCGCGGACATATCGAGGAAGGCCAGCCGCGTATTGGGCTCGACACACCACGCGGCTCCGACTGCGCCCACTTGCCGGTCACCAGCTTCATAAATTCTATCCAGACCCACGATCAGGTCGGCAATCGCGCCCAGGGCGAACGGCTTCTGACGCTGGCGGATGAAAAAGCGGTGAAGACGGCGTACGCCCTGCTGCTCACTGCCCCCTATACGCCCATGATCTTCATGGGCGAGGAACGCGGCGCCGTGTCTCCATTCCAGTTCTTTGCCGACTACGACGGCGATCTGGCTGAAGCGGTGCGCCAGGGCCGGGCCGAGGAATTCGCTGGCATCGCCGCGCTCGGCGAGTCGGTGCCCGACCCAATCGATCCGGCAACTTTCCGACACTCCCGACTGGACTGGTCGCCATCTCCGGCTGCAAATGACTGGCTGCGGCTGACTCACCAGGTTCTCGCATTTCGTCAGGCAGCGATCTTCCCGCTGACGGCGACCTCCCGTCAGCATAGTGCGGCTCATGTCGTCGGCGAAAAGGCCTTGACGGCGCACTGGCAGTTCGAGGCGGGCGAGTTGATTATTGATCTCAATTTTGGAGAGATCGGCCGCCATGCGCTCAGGGCGCGCACGCCCGACTTCGCGCTCTTCGACCTCAAACGCGATCCCTACGCCCTTGCCGTCTGGAGCAAATTGACATGA
- a CDS encoding PAS domain-containing protein, whose protein sequence is MSSSDQTDSDFQDLYDQAPCGYLSLGPDGRIVRVNTTLCSWLGQTQNELTGKRLRDLLNVAGSIFYETHFAPLLRM, encoded by the coding sequence ATGAGTTCCTCTGATCAAACCGACAGCGATTTCCAGGATCTGTATGATCAGGCGCCATGCGGGTACTTGTCGCTCGGACCGGATGGCCGGATCGTTCGGGTCAACACAACCCTGTGCAGCTGGTTGGGCCAGACGCAGAATGAGCTGACCGGCAAGCGCCTGCGGGATCTGCTCAACGTCGCCGGCAGCATCTTTTACGAAACGCACTTTGCCCCACTGCTGCGCATGTAG
- the treY gene encoding malto-oligosyltrehalose synthase has translation MMHSAPTATYRVQLREGVDFDNLARHVDYIAGLGMSHLYLSPIFTASTGSTHGYDVINPNQIDPTLGGRGAFERLVGAARQVGLGIILDIVPNHTAFTLENPWLLEVLRDGENSPYASHFDIDWNAGPLVLPILPEPFEQMLAAGRFSVKNGHFVFDGTRVPLADTAPYDMTDIDALRKVHEQQHWRLKHWEAERDVITHRRFFNVTGLIGMRVEDPEVFEDTHALTLDLVRAGLVDGLRVDHIDGLADPAAYLERLSQALPGTPIWVEKILVGEERLPANWNTVGTTGYEAARLLARALTHSRGIEELDQIWRDLVQEPDSFPQALTRAKKEILEFELAAELHQLVALAAAALQASPLAEPGPETLREAVMALLGAVPRYRTYIDSNGIEEADHAIVTRMSETAAMGLRSEVGVKAVASLMLSPDTAQARAFALRFQQVSGALLAKAQEDTAGFRWSRYLAANEVGAEPAEPTVDQREADQFLSGRTPWDMNLSSTHDTKRSEDARMRMVAISHQPEGFKALYLRACELREAAEVTPAWRWYIIQTCLAIWDPADAHLDERLRDHIRKAMREAKQASFWTRPNENAENKAIAFAHAAVALWRDALPIELKQLVSSADTLILAQLALKALLPGFPDIYRGSETVFLALTDPDNRRPVDWGTLAAGTLDSRIATAKMNLTRELLGLRKTEREFLERAASKVVLSPDNVLLRRSDGQRALIAGFSTDLPANIEPIWHTEIDRQVIFVGWDTEMSEA, from the coding sequence ATGATGCACTCGGCCCCGACCGCCACATACCGGGTACAGTTGCGGGAGGGCGTCGACTTCGACAATCTTGCCCGGCATGTCGACTATATCGCTGGGCTGGGCATGTCCCATCTCTACCTCTCCCCGATCTTCACCGCCTCGACGGGCTCTACCCATGGCTACGATGTCATCAATCCTAATCAGATCGACCCGACGCTGGGAGGGCGAGGTGCATTTGAACGGCTTGTAGGAGCCGCAAGGCAGGTCGGGCTGGGGATCATACTCGACATCGTTCCGAACCACACCGCCTTCACCTTGGAGAATCCCTGGCTGCTGGAGGTGCTGCGCGACGGTGAGAACAGTCCTTACGCCAGCCATTTCGATATTGATTGGAATGCCGGCCCCCTGGTTCTGCCTATTCTGCCCGAGCCTTTCGAGCAAATGCTGGCCGCCGGCCGCTTCAGCGTAAAGAACGGCCATTTCGTCTTCGATGGAACGCGGGTCCCGCTAGCGGATACAGCACCATATGACATGACGGACATAGATGCGTTGCGCAAAGTGCACGAGCAGCAGCATTGGCGCCTGAAGCATTGGGAGGCCGAACGCGATGTCATCACCCACCGTCGCTTTTTCAACGTCACAGGCTTGATCGGCATGCGTGTCGAGGATCCCGAAGTCTTCGAGGACACTCATGCGCTGACGCTAGATCTGGTCCGGGCGGGATTGGTCGATGGCTTGCGCGTGGACCATATCGATGGACTGGCCGACCCGGCGGCCTATCTCGAACGGCTGTCGCAGGCGCTACCCGGCACGCCCATATGGGTCGAAAAAATCCTGGTGGGCGAAGAACGCCTGCCCGCAAACTGGAACACGGTCGGCACGACCGGTTACGAAGCTGCCCGCCTGCTGGCGCGCGCGCTCACGCACAGCCGAGGTATTGAAGAACTGGATCAAATCTGGCGCGATCTGGTCCAGGAGCCGGACAGTTTTCCGCAGGCGCTGACCCGAGCCAAGAAAGAAATCCTCGAGTTCGAACTCGCGGCTGAACTGCACCAGCTCGTCGCCTTGGCTGCCGCTGCGCTCCAGGCCTCACCGCTCGCAGAACCGGGTCCCGAGACGCTGCGGGAAGCTGTCATGGCCCTGCTCGGGGCCGTGCCACGCTACAGGACCTATATAGACAGCAACGGCATCGAGGAAGCTGACCACGCCATCGTCACGCGAATGAGTGAAACGGCAGCAATGGGCCTGCGTTCGGAGGTCGGCGTCAAGGCGGTGGCCTCGCTTATGCTTTCGCCAGATACAGCGCAAGCGCGAGCCTTCGCCTTGCGTTTCCAGCAGGTGTCCGGCGCTCTTCTCGCCAAGGCGCAGGAAGATACCGCCGGCTTCCGGTGGTCACGCTACCTGGCTGCCAACGAAGTTGGCGCCGAACCCGCCGAGCCGACCGTGGATCAACGGGAGGCCGACCAGTTCCTGTCTGGTCGAACCCCTTGGGACATGAACCTGAGTTCGACGCACGACACCAAGCGTTCCGAGGACGCGCGCATGCGCATGGTGGCAATCAGCCATCAGCCGGAGGGGTTCAAGGCCCTCTACCTTCGGGCCTGCGAGCTACGCGAAGCTGCCGAGGTCACCCCGGCCTGGCGCTGGTACATTATCCAGACCTGTCTGGCCATCTGGGACCCAGCCGACGCGCATCTCGACGAGCGTTTGCGCGATCATATCCGCAAGGCGATGCGTGAAGCCAAGCAAGCCAGTTTCTGGACCAGGCCCAACGAGAATGCGGAAAACAAGGCCATCGCTTTTGCCCACGCGGCGGTTGCGCTATGGCGCGACGCTCTGCCGATCGAACTCAAGCAATTGGTGTCGAGCGCTGACACGCTGATCCTCGCCCAGCTTGCCCTTAAGGCCCTCCTGCCGGGCTTTCCCGACATTTACCGTGGCAGCGAAACAGTTTTCCTTGCCCTCACCGATCCGGACAACCGTCGCCCTGTGGATTGGGGCACCCTTGCCGCCGGCACCTTGGACAGCAGGATTGCCACGGCCAAGATGAACCTGACCCGTGAACTGCTTGGGTTGCGCAAGACCGAACGCGAATTCCTCGAGCGGGCAGCGAGCAAGGTCGTTCTCAGCCCGGACAACGTCTTGTTGCGTCGGAGCGACGGGCAGCGGGCTTTGATTGCAGGTTTCTCCACTGATCTGCCTGCCAATATCGAACCGATCTGGCACACCGAGATCGACCGTCAGGTGATCTTTGTCGGATGGGACACCGAAATGTCCGAGGCATAG
- a CDS encoding HAMP domain-containing sensor histidine kinase, translating into MKADGTIMPVLANAAERRFDNVVFTRVTLFRAPQRRRHERELAESRRQLQAQVSDAAKLQALSERNAELREQFIAVLGHDLRNPLAGLSGGIKMLGQSHTDPKSARILRLMNESIARMSGLTENLMDFARGRLGGGITIQKSTGERIEPLLAQVVNEMKAGHPDRDIQMAFDLSQPVDVDHARLAQMFSNLLGNAITHGSEEQPVVIEAKMDGGEFALSIANGGEPIPQPALDRLFQPFYRGEVRPSAQGLGLGLYIANQIAQAHGGRIEVASDKNETKFVLRMPMAKDFGNS; encoded by the coding sequence GTGAAAGCGGACGGCACCATTATGCCGGTGCTCGCCAATGCTGCCGAGCGCCGGTTTGACAATGTCGTGTTCACGCGCGTCACACTGTTCCGAGCCCCGCAAAGGCGACGGCATGAACGCGAACTTGCGGAGTCTCGTCGACAGCTTCAGGCTCAAGTCTCGGACGCAGCGAAGTTGCAGGCGTTGTCAGAAAGGAACGCCGAATTGCGCGAGCAGTTTATCGCTGTTCTCGGCCACGACCTTCGAAACCCGCTTGCAGGTCTGTCGGGCGGCATCAAGATGCTGGGGCAATCGCACACCGACCCCAAATCAGCGCGCATCTTGCGCCTCATGAACGAGAGCATCGCCCGCATGAGCGGGTTAACCGAGAACCTCATGGACTTTGCCCGTGGTCGGCTCGGTGGCGGTATAACCATACAAAAATCAACAGGAGAGCGGATCGAGCCTCTGCTGGCCCAGGTTGTGAACGAGATGAAGGCTGGTCATCCTGATCGCGACATCCAAATGGCGTTCGATTTGTCTCAGCCCGTGGACGTCGACCACGCGCGTCTGGCGCAGATGTTCTCCAACCTTCTCGGCAATGCAATCACTCATGGTTCCGAGGAGCAGCCTGTCGTCATAGAAGCCAAGATGGACGGCGGGGAGTTCGCGTTGTCGATTGCCAATGGTGGCGAGCCGATCCCGCAGCCGGCGTTGGACCGACTGTTCCAACCTTTCTACCGTGGAGAGGTGCGCCCGAGCGCCCAGGGCCTCGGTCTAGGGCTCTATATCGCCAACCAGATTGCTCAGGCCCATGGCGGTCGCATTGAAGTAGCGTCTGACAAGAATGAGACGAAGTTCGTTCTTCGGATGCCGATGGCCAAAGATTTTGGCAACTCCTAA
- a CDS encoding alpha/beta fold hydrolase: MTFFGRNNIQFNGSGDRTMVFAHGFGCDQNMWRYVEPSFRDRYRTVLFDHVGAGRSDLNAYERDKYAPLQGYASDLVEIGRALDLDDAVFVGHSVSAMIGALASIEAPGMFGKLVMVGPSPRYIDNGDYYGGFSASQIEELLASLSDNHLGWSAAMARAIMGNPDRPELGEELINSFCRTDPEIAKQFARATFTSDNRADLKKVRAKTLILQTRDDIIASERVGEYVNREIEGSRIAYLDASGHCPNLSSPGAVTAAMNEFL, encoded by the coding sequence ATGACCTTTTTTGGCAGAAACAACATCCAGTTTAATGGATCGGGCGACCGTACGATGGTGTTCGCCCATGGCTTTGGCTGCGACCAAAACATGTGGCGATACGTGGAGCCGTCCTTCCGCGATCGATACCGGACCGTGCTTTTTGATCATGTCGGCGCTGGGCGGTCGGACCTGAACGCCTATGAGAGGGACAAATACGCCCCCCTCCAGGGTTATGCCTCTGACCTCGTCGAGATCGGTCGCGCGCTCGATCTAGACGACGCCGTCTTCGTGGGCCACTCCGTCAGCGCCATGATCGGTGCCCTTGCGTCAATCGAGGCGCCCGGAATGTTCGGCAAGCTGGTAATGGTGGGTCCTTCTCCACGGTACATTGACAACGGCGACTACTACGGCGGCTTCAGTGCATCCCAGATTGAAGAGCTTCTGGCCTCGCTGTCCGACAATCATCTCGGGTGGTCGGCAGCGATGGCTCGGGCGATCATGGGCAATCCGGATCGTCCCGAGCTCGGCGAAGAGCTAATCAACTCGTTCTGCCGTACGGATCCCGAGATCGCCAAGCAGTTCGCCCGCGCGACCTTCACTTCTGACAACCGTGCCGACCTGAAGAAGGTCAGGGCCAAAACCCTGATCCTGCAAACCCGCGACGACATCATCGCGTCCGAGCGGGTCGGGGAATACGTCAACCGGGAAATCGAAGGCAGTCGCATCGCCTATCTCGATGCGTCTGGTCATTGCCCCAATTTGAGCTCGCCCGGCGCAGTAACAGCGGCCATGAATGAGTTCCTCTGA
- a CDS encoding VOC family protein, giving the protein MFQVLDNPKATGSTVTNLRIADLDRHIERLRSIGVELDDAVQVEGFEFLRYCQFHDLEGNEVGLLEGGVVPSAG; this is encoded by the coding sequence TTGTTTCAGGTGCTCGACAATCCCAAGGCGACCGGATCGACGGTTACTAACCTCCGCATTGCTGATCTTGATCGGCACATCGAACGGCTACGCAGCATTGGAGTAGAGCTTGACGACGCTGTTCAAGTCGAAGGCTTTGAATTCCTTCGCTATTGTCAATTTCACGACCTGGAGGGGAACGAAGTGGGCTTGCTGGAGGGCGGAGTAGTGCCGTCGGCCGGGTGA
- a CDS encoding DUF2934 domain-containing protein gives MQKDRTDPWVDPLFEQRVRETAYFLWEQAGRPDGQEQQYWFEALERCLRERQADDLLQNQPPALPESHS, from the coding sequence ATGCAGAAAGACAGAACGGACCCCTGGGTCGATCCCCTTTTCGAGCAACGGGTACGTGAAACCGCGTACTTCCTGTGGGAACAAGCTGGCAGACCCGATGGGCAGGAACAACAATACTGGTTTGAAGCTCTCGAGCGTTGCCTGCGCGAAAGGCAAGCCGATGATTTGCTTCAAAACCAGCCCCCAGCTTTGCCGGAAAGCCATTCCTGA
- the glgX gene encoding glycogen debranching protein GlgX yields the protein MRKAQNTKPTFDHHAGRPDILGAEFMGEGTNFALFSEHAQRVELCLFDKSGANEIHRLDLPAMEGGIWFGYLPGIMPGQVYGYRVHGPYAPEEGHRFNPNKLLLDPYARELKGEIIWDDALHGYTIGEDDLSFDERDSAPFMPKGVVADPAFDWDTDRALRIRWQDTVIYEGHVRGLTMLHPDIPQDLRGTFQGLASDPTIEHLHKIGATTIELLPVHAFANDRYLVEKGLSNYWGYSTLSFFAPHARYLHTGQIREVKQAIRKFHAAGIEVILDVVFNHTCEGNELGSTLSFRGIDNASYYLLSPENPRHSFDTTGTGNTLNVAHPMVLRMVLDSLRYWVQAMHVDGFRFDLASTLGRESEGFERDGSFFNALRQDPVLAGVKLIAEPWDIGDGGYQVGGYRWPFREWNDKFRDDTRAFWRKDPGRIAAMSERLSGSPVQFNHSHRPATSSINFVAAHDGYTLWDTLSFNEKHNEANGEDNNDGHDHNLSDNMGAEGETDDEAILQARLRRAKAMLATVLLSQGVPMILAGDEFGNSQGGNNNAYCQDNEISWLDWSKARPELIEAVSVLSKLRRETGLSRARFGVAQNDGPDDNPVLEWLHPDGRAMGDADWQDAELRCFGLKIVSALDPELLIVLNAGDDCQFQLPEGKWTKRLDTSTDDFEGTVAADGSVTVPWQVVQVYGR from the coding sequence ATGCGTAAAGCGCAAAACACCAAGCCGACCTTTGATCATCACGCCGGCCGGCCTGATATCCTGGGCGCGGAATTCATGGGCGAAGGCACCAATTTCGCCCTGTTCTCCGAGCACGCTCAGCGGGTCGAGCTGTGTCTGTTTGACAAATCGGGAGCCAATGAAATCCACCGCCTGGATCTGCCGGCCATGGAAGGCGGCATCTGGTTCGGTTATCTTCCTGGCATCATGCCCGGCCAGGTCTATGGCTACCGCGTTCATGGTCCCTATGCCCCCGAAGAGGGCCATCGCTTCAATCCCAACAAGCTGCTGCTCGACCCCTATGCCCGCGAACTCAAGGGCGAGATCATCTGGGACGATGCTTTGCATGGCTATACAATCGGCGAGGATGACCTGAGCTTTGATGAGCGCGATAGCGCCCCATTCATGCCCAAGGGCGTTGTTGCCGATCCGGCATTCGACTGGGACACCGACCGGGCCCTGCGAATCCGCTGGCAGGACACGGTGATCTACGAAGGGCATGTGCGTGGCCTCACCATGCTGCATCCCGATATCCCGCAAGATCTGCGCGGCACCTTCCAGGGGTTGGCGAGCGATCCCACCATCGAACATTTGCACAAGATCGGCGCAACCACCATCGAACTGCTGCCGGTGCACGCCTTTGCCAATGATCGCTATCTGGTCGAGAAGGGGCTCTCAAACTATTGGGGTTATTCCACCCTTTCCTTCTTCGCCCCGCATGCCCGGTATCTGCACACCGGTCAGATCCGCGAAGTGAAGCAAGCCATCCGAAAATTTCATGCCGCCGGTATCGAGGTTATCCTCGACGTGGTGTTCAACCATACCTGTGAAGGCAACGAACTGGGTTCGACTCTCTCCTTCCGCGGCATCGACAACGCCAGCTACTATCTACTATCGCCCGAAAACCCTCGGCACAGTTTTGACACGACCGGTACCGGCAATACGCTGAATGTCGCCCATCCCATGGTTCTGCGCATGGTGCTAGACAGCCTACGCTATTGGGTGCAGGCCATGCATGTCGATGGGTTCCGTTTCGACCTTGCTTCCACCCTGGGCCGGGAATCGGAGGGCTTCGAGCGGGATGGCTCATTCTTCAACGCCTTGCGACAGGATCCGGTGCTGGCCGGTGTCAAGCTGATTGCCGAGCCGTGGGACATTGGTGACGGGGGCTACCAGGTCGGCGGCTACCGTTGGCCGTTCCGGGAATGGAACGACAAGTTCCGCGACGATACGCGGGCATTCTGGCGCAAGGATCCGGGCCGGATCGCGGCAATGTCCGAACGCCTGTCAGGTTCGCCTGTCCAGTTTAATCACAGCCACCGCCCGGCCACATCAAGCATAAATTTCGTTGCCGCCCACGATGGTTACACGCTTTGGGACACCCTGAGTTTCAACGAGAAGCACAACGAGGCCAACGGCGAAGACAATAATGACGGTCACGACCACAACCTGTCGGACAATATGGGCGCAGAGGGCGAGACCGACGACGAAGCCATCCTGCAAGCCAGGCTGCGCCGAGCAAAGGCCATGCTGGCTACCGTTCTTCTCAGTCAGGGCGTACCGATGATCCTTGCAGGAGACGAATTCGGCAATAGCCAGGGTGGAAACAACAACGCCTATTGCCAGGACAATGAGATCAGCTGGCTCGACTGGAGCAAGGCGCGGCCGGAACTGATTGAAGCCGTTTCGGTCCTGAGCAAGTTGCGCAGGGAGACGGGCCTGTCCCGCGCCCGTTTCGGCGTCGCGCAGAACGATGGCCCTGACGACAATCCGGTGCTGGAATGGCTCCACCCCGATGGCAGAGCCATGGGAGACGCCGATTGGCAAGACGCCGAATTGAGGTGCTTCGGCCTGAAGATCGTCTCCGCGCTCGATCCCGAACTGCTCATCGTGCTCAACGCGGGCGACGACTGCCAATTCCAGTTGCCCGAGGGTAAATGGACAAAGCGACTGGACACCTCGACGGATGATTTTGAAGGGACTGTGGCCGCAGATGGATCGGTGACGGTGCCGTGGCAAGTGGTCCAAGTTTACGGGCGTTGA
- a CDS encoding response regulator translates to MPLAITILVMEDEPLIRMDIADQLQNLGFRVIEAANAREAVAQLDANNDIQVMFTDVDMPGDMDGLMLAEAVRNRWPPIKIIVTSGLRGVLLSDMPNGSRCFGKPYKVSDIADAARELLAA, encoded by the coding sequence GTGCCCCTAGCTATCACCATCCTCGTAATGGAAGACGAGCCTCTCATTCGGATGGACATAGCGGATCAATTGCAGAATTTGGGCTTCAGGGTGATCGAGGCGGCAAACGCGCGCGAGGCCGTCGCACAGCTTGATGCCAACAATGACATTCAGGTGATGTTTACCGATGTCGACATGCCCGGTGACATGGACGGCCTGATGCTGGCTGAAGCAGTTCGCAACCGCTGGCCGCCGATAAAGATCATCGTCACGTCCGGTCTCCGAGGCGTGCTGTTAAGCGACATGCCAAATGGGAGCCGCTGTTTCGGCAAACCCTACAAGGTTAGTGATATCGCCGACGCCGCACGCGAATTGCTAGCAGCTTAG